A genomic stretch from Dysgonomonadaceae bacterium PH5-43 includes:
- a CDS encoding CDP-glycerol glycerophosphotransferase (product_source=KO:K09809; cath_funfam=3.40.50.2000; cog=COG1887; ko=KO:K09809; pfam=PF04464; smart=SM00257; superfamily=56327; transmembrane_helix_parts=Inside_1_12,TMhelix_13_30,Outside_31_395) — MKINFKEDRKLYWLLNFFLFNIIKLSTCVFRNKTIWIFGAQAGMKYDDNSMYLFEYIYNTKKPIRAIWLTYKDEIVDQIRNKGYEAYNIKSSEGKSIALKAGVAFYTNGLDDFGKFPLIGGAKIVSLWHGVGLKKIYNETYSGLSLCLKKFLDFFFSWTYRNISIATSDYTKQKTIKQFNLKESNVYITGQPRNDLFKSKVSRSEVFKDINISDDKKILLYMPTYRTDDSLSYIINYIINNEAINKVLSEKNIVFVIKLHPKTSVNKIATLNENFILLKDCNVISNQKLIAVSDVLLTDYSSCFVDFALLNRPILFYTPDFNEYLNGVGELETEFYEKYLSNRANNTTELATLISNLGSERILKQTEITNKYFEDNSIKGTSYCENIYNLIYGKA; from the coding sequence ATGAAAATCAACTTCAAAGAAGACAGAAAATTATATTGGCTTCTAAACTTCTTCTTGTTTAATATTATCAAGTTATCTACTTGTGTGTTTCGCAATAAAACAATATGGATATTCGGAGCTCAAGCAGGTATGAAGTATGATGATAATTCTATGTATCTTTTTGAATATATCTACAATACTAAAAAACCTATAAGAGCTATTTGGCTTACTTATAAAGACGAAATTGTAGACCAAATAAGAAACAAAGGATACGAAGCTTACAATATTAAATCATCAGAAGGCAAATCGATAGCATTAAAAGCTGGAGTTGCTTTTTATACTAATGGCTTAGACGATTTCGGAAAGTTTCCCTTGATTGGAGGTGCTAAAATAGTTTCTCTGTGGCACGGCGTAGGGCTTAAAAAGATATACAACGAAACATATAGCGGTTTATCTCTATGCTTAAAAAAGTTTTTAGACTTCTTCTTTTCGTGGACGTACAGAAATATTTCTATTGCAACATCAGATTACACTAAACAAAAAACTATAAAACAGTTTAACCTGAAAGAAAGTAACGTATATATAACCGGACAACCAAGAAACGATTTATTCAAATCGAAGGTTTCTCGTTCCGAAGTTTTTAAAGATATAAATATTAGCGACGATAAAAAGATTCTACTCTATATGCCGACTTATCGCACCGATGATAGTTTATCCTATATTATTAATTATATAATTAATAACGAAGCCATAAACAAAGTACTATCTGAGAAGAATATTGTTTTCGTTATTAAGCTTCACCCGAAAACATCAGTCAACAAAATAGCTACCTTAAACGAGAATTTTATATTGCTTAAAGACTGCAATGTAATTTCTAATCAGAAGTTGATTGCCGTAAGTGATGTTTTACTAACAGACTATTCGAGTTGTTTTGTAGATTTTGCTTTACTAAACAGACCTATTTTGTTTTACACTCCCGACTTTAACGAGTATCTTAATGGTGTGGGAGAATTGGAAACCGAGTTCTACGAAAAATATTTGTCGAACAGAGCCAACAATACAACAGAACTCGCAACTCTTATTTCTAATTTAGGAAGCGAAAGAATACTTAAACAAACAGAAATAACTAATAAGTATTTTGAAGACAACTCAATAAAAGGCACATCATATTGCGAAAACATTTACAATTTGATTTATGGAAAAGCTTAA